The following are encoded together in the Neomonachus schauinslandi chromosome X, ASM220157v2, whole genome shotgun sequence genome:
- the LAMP2 gene encoding lysosome-associated membrane glycoprotein 2 isoform X2, with translation MVCFRLSPVPGSGLVLLCLVLGAVSSYALELNVTDSEKATCLYAKWQMNFTIHYETTSKTYKTVTISDFSTATYNGSICGDVQNNPKIAVQFGSGFSWTVNFTKESSTYSIDGISFSYNISDNTTFPDAKDKGILTVRDAVGFKIPLNNIFRCNSLSTLEKNGVVQSYWDVHVQAFVQNGTVSTKEFLCEKDKTLTTVVPIVPTTAPSPTTTPTPKEKPEVGSYSVNNSNGTCLLATMGLQLNFTHDKVVSVININPNTTDFTGSCQPQTALLRLNCSNIKYLDFVFAVKNENRFYLKEVNVSMYLVNGSVFSIANNNLSYWDAPLGSSYMCNKEQTVSVSGAFQINTFDLRVQPFNVMEGKYSTAQECSLDDDTILIPIIVGAGLSGLIIVIVIAYLIGRRKSYAGYQTL, from the exons ATGGTGTGCTTCCGCCTCTCCCCGGTTCCGGGCTCGGGGCTCGTTCTGCTCTGCCTTGTCCTGG GAGCGGTCTCATCTTACGCCTTGGAACTTAATGTGACAGACTCAGAAAAAGCCACTTGCCTTTATGCAAAATGGCAGATGAATTTCACAATACACTATGAGACCACAAGCAAAACTTAC aaaactgTAACCATTTCAGACTTTAGCACTGCAACATATAATGGAAGCATTTGTGGGGATGTCCAGAACAATCCCAAAATAGCAGTGCAGTTTGGATCTGGTTTTTCCTGGACTGTGAATTTTACGAAGGAGTCGTCTACTTACTCAATTGACGGCATCTCGTTTTCCTACAACATTAGCGATAATACGACATTTCCTGATGCTAAAGATAAAG GAATTTTGACCGTCCGTGACGCTGTGGGATTCAAAATTCCTTTGAACAACATCTTCAGATGCAATAGTTTATCAACCTTAGAGAAGAATGGTGTCGTCCAGTCCTATTGGGATGTTCATGTACAGGCTTTTGTCCAGAATGGCACAGTGAGCACAAAAG agTTTCTGtgtgaaaaagataaaactttaacCACTGTGGTGCCCATCGTCCCCACCACTGCACCGTCACCTACTACAACACCCACTCCAAAGGAAAAACCAGAGGTGGGATCCTACTCGGTTAATAATAGCAATGGTACTTGTCTTCTGGCTACCATGGGGCTGCAGCTGAACTTCACTCACGATAAG GTTGTTTCGGTTATTAACATCAACCCCAATACGACTGACTTCACCGGGAGCTGTCAGCCTCAGACTGCCCTGCTTAGGCTGAACTGCAGCAACATCAAGTATCTTGACTTTGTCTTCGCCGTG aaaaatgaaaaccgaTTCTATCTGAAGGAAGTGAATGTCAGCATGTACTTGGTTAATGGCTCTG ttttcagCATCGCAAATAACAATCTGAGCTACTGGGATGCCCCCCTGGGAAGTTCTTATATGTGCAACAAAGAGCAGACTGTTTCAGTGTCTGGAGCATTTCAGATAAATACCTTTGATCTAAGGGTTCAGCCTTTCAATGTGATGGAAGGAAAATATTCTACAG CCCAGGAGTGTTCGCTGGATGATGACACCATTCTAATACCAATTATAGTTGGTGCTGGTCTTTCAGGCTTGATTATCGTTATAGTGATTGCTTACCTAATTGGCAGAAGAAAAAGCTATGCCGGATACCAGACTCTGTAA
- the LAMP2 gene encoding lysosome-associated membrane glycoprotein 2 isoform X1 encodes MVCFRLSPVPGSGLVLLCLVLGAVSSYALELNVTDSEKATCLYAKWQMNFTIHYETTSKTYKTVTISDFSTATYNGSICGDVQNNPKIAVQFGSGFSWTVNFTKESSTYSIDGISFSYNISDNTTFPDAKDKGILTVRDAVGFKIPLNNIFRCNSLSTLEKNGVVQSYWDVHVQAFVQNGTVSTKEFLCEKDKTLTTVVPIVPTTAPSPTTTPTPKEKPEVGSYSVNNSNGTCLLATMGLQLNFTHDKVVSVININPNTTDFTGSCQPQTALLRLNCSNIKYLDFVFAVKNENRFYLKEVNVSMYLVNGSVFSIANNNLSYWDAPLGSSYMCNKEQTVSVSGAFQINTFDLRVQPFNVMEGKYSTAQDCSADDDNFLVPIVVGAALAGILILVLLAYFIGLKRHHAGYEQF; translated from the exons ATGGTGTGCTTCCGCCTCTCCCCGGTTCCGGGCTCGGGGCTCGTTCTGCTCTGCCTTGTCCTGG GAGCGGTCTCATCTTACGCCTTGGAACTTAATGTGACAGACTCAGAAAAAGCCACTTGCCTTTATGCAAAATGGCAGATGAATTTCACAATACACTATGAGACCACAAGCAAAACTTAC aaaactgTAACCATTTCAGACTTTAGCACTGCAACATATAATGGAAGCATTTGTGGGGATGTCCAGAACAATCCCAAAATAGCAGTGCAGTTTGGATCTGGTTTTTCCTGGACTGTGAATTTTACGAAGGAGTCGTCTACTTACTCAATTGACGGCATCTCGTTTTCCTACAACATTAGCGATAATACGACATTTCCTGATGCTAAAGATAAAG GAATTTTGACCGTCCGTGACGCTGTGGGATTCAAAATTCCTTTGAACAACATCTTCAGATGCAATAGTTTATCAACCTTAGAGAAGAATGGTGTCGTCCAGTCCTATTGGGATGTTCATGTACAGGCTTTTGTCCAGAATGGCACAGTGAGCACAAAAG agTTTCTGtgtgaaaaagataaaactttaacCACTGTGGTGCCCATCGTCCCCACCACTGCACCGTCACCTACTACAACACCCACTCCAAAGGAAAAACCAGAGGTGGGATCCTACTCGGTTAATAATAGCAATGGTACTTGTCTTCTGGCTACCATGGGGCTGCAGCTGAACTTCACTCACGATAAG GTTGTTTCGGTTATTAACATCAACCCCAATACGACTGACTTCACCGGGAGCTGTCAGCCTCAGACTGCCCTGCTTAGGCTGAACTGCAGCAACATCAAGTATCTTGACTTTGTCTTCGCCGTG aaaaatgaaaaccgaTTCTATCTGAAGGAAGTGAATGTCAGCATGTACTTGGTTAATGGCTCTG ttttcagCATCGCAAATAACAATCTGAGCTACTGGGATGCCCCCCTGGGAAGTTCTTATATGTGCAACAAAGAGCAGACTGTTTCAGTGTCTGGAGCATTTCAGATAAATACCTTTGATCTAAGGGTTCAGCCTTTCAATGTGATGGAAGGAAAATATTCTACAG CTCAAGACTGCAGTGCAGATGACGACAACTTCCTTGTGCCCATTGTGGTGGGAGCAGCCTTGGCAGGAATACTTATTCTAGTGTTGCTGGCTTACTTTATTGGTCTCAAGCGCCATCACGCTGGATATGAGCAATTTTAG